GAGCCCCTCGCGGTGGTGGAGGTCGCCGGCACGGAAAGAGGGCAGTGGCAGACGTGTCGGCGCGTCATGAAGGAGCCGGTCCGGCCTGCGGGGAAGATCGGGTCATGGTCGACGCGATGAAAGCAGTTCTCGAGGGCGGTCCTGACGATCTTCCTGAGCGGATCGTCTCCGTCTCCACGCCCGGGCTCGACATCAAAGTTCCCTTGCGCGGGGGCTATGAGCACTTCAAGGTCACGAAACGTCAGGAGGAGACCTCACAGGGCCTGTTGCCCGTGTACGAGTGGTGGGAGCGCACGGAACTGCCTGGGTAGGCGTCCGCTCGCAGCGTGCGGCCCGAGCGCGGCGGGTGCCAACCACCACTCACTCAGGCCGGTTCCGGGCCGGTAGAGCTCGTCAAGCAGCTAAACGATGCCTCGCAGCGCCCGCGCGGGCGCGCTTGGGTAGCGCGTGGAGGGCGAGTTCGAGACCCCCGCGTTCGTCGGTCGTATGGAACGGATTGCACAGCGGGGAGCCGCAGCGCGGCCCCTGTGTGGAGGGGCCGCAGCCGACAACGTCAGTTCTGGTTGATGGCGGGCGGGGCGGTGCTGACGCCCCAGGTCGTGGGCTTGTCGGAAAGGCCCATCTTGATCGTGCCGGCGCGGAGCAGATCCTTGTGGGAGAGCCAGCTCTGGTGCAACGTGCCCTTGCCCGTGTGCACGGAGGACACGTACTGGAGCTTCGACGCATCGGCGCCCGGCGCCTCGATGTTGATCTTGCTTCCGTGCTCGGGCCGGATCTCGACCTTTTCGAACATGGGCGCAGTAACGATGTAGTTGGCGGAGCCGGGCTGCGCCTCAAACACGCCAGCCATGGCGAAGACGAGCAACGACGACGTGGCGCCGAGGTCGTCGTTGCCGGGCATGCCGTACGCGTCGTCGGTGAAGAGCGTCCGCATCGCACGCAGCACCGCGGACGTCTTCCACGGGGCGCCGGTCCACGAGTACATCCACGGAGTATGGAAGTCGGGCTCGTTGTTCGGGTTGAAGGCGAAGTTGTTGTGGTAGTCGTACGCGCCGCTCACCCATGACTCCGAGGCGGCCTTCGCCGGGTCGGTGAGGACGGTCGGCATGTCGAAGAACTTGTCCAGCCGCTGCTCCGCAGCCGCCTGGCCGCCCATGAGACCGAAGA
The DNA window shown above is from Streptomyces sp. NBC_01445 and carries:
- a CDS encoding DUF5988 family protein, with protein sequence MVDAMKAVLEGGPDDLPERIVSVSTPGLDIKVPLRGGYEHFKVTKRQEETSQGLLPVYEWWERTELPG